The nucleotide window GCACCAAGGTTTGTCCGGGCAACGCTATCGTCTTTCCCCAGCAGGTTCGGGAAATCGGTGGCTTCGATCTCCACGCCACGCCCCGTGCGCCAGCTCTCCCGGTTGTCCTAAAGGGAGATGTGGTGGAGTTGATCTACCATGGCAGCCGTCGCGTTCAGGCGCTCGAAGCGGACGTGGTTGCGTTGAGACTGGCTGATGTCGTGGACTTCCGCCGCAAGCGTACCAAGCATGTGAGCGCCGAGGTGCTTCGCGAGGCCTTCCGTCTCTCGCCCGATTGCAAGGTAATCCTGACGGGCGTCGATCACGACAACAAGATTGAACCGTGGTGGTCCCTGGGCCCCGCGCGCCCGGCGATTATACGAGACCTAGTAGCCAATGGCGTCCAGATGGTCACCACGCCAAATTTCAGCCTGGTGCTCGACCATCCTCGTTGGGACGACCTGCACGCAATGAAACGGATCGCCCTTGTCTTCTCTGAATTCCAGGAAAATGGCCTCGCCTGCGCATTGCATCCGAATGGCAGGACCTTTCAGGATTTCGAGCGCTGGCGGACTTTCGTCGCCGAGCGCCCAGAAGTGCAGGTCATGGCCTATGAGTTCATCACCGGGCCAGATCGATCTGGACGGCGGCAATTTCATTTGGATCGATTGGCCGAACTGGCCGCAGCAGCCGACCGTCCACTGGACATCATTGTCCGGGGCAATCCGCAGGTTATTCCATTCCTGCGCCGCCATTTTCGAGAGGTGCTATACATCGACACGACGGCCTTCATGAAAACGCAGAAGCGCCAAATGGCCGAGCGGGTCGCGAATAACGCGCTTGAGTGGGTTTCATCGAAAACGTCACCGGGAGCTCCACTCGATCCGCTGCTGAGGACCAATCTTGAGGAACAGGTGGCTTATCTTCGCGCTGCCTACTATGGTCAGCCGCTGCCTGCGGCGAAAGCCGCTTGAGGTGTGCCATCGACAGCCTGACCTTCGAACTTGTCGATGATATCGCCCTAGCTGCCCCAGGCTACTCTGGTTGGGCTGCGCGCATGCCGCGGCAACTCGGAGAAGAGCTTGGACCGATGCTGGAACTTTGGCGCCTCGGACACTTACCAGCCGCCCTCAGCCAATGGCTCGTGGCGCCAGACTATGCCAAGCAGCTCTCGAAGGTCACGACGATGACGGACTGGTTCAGCTCCGACGGAAGTCAGGGAGTCATCGCGGTTCGAAGCATCATGGGCGATGCCACGAACTGGCAGAATTTCTCGATCAAGGCCAAGAATGCCGCCATTACTATTGGCGTGCCGCAGCCGGAGGCCTGGCAACTGATCGCGAGCCTCGAGGAAATCTATACGAACACTATCGAGCATAGTGAGCGCGCGGATAGTGGCTTGGTCGCCTACGTCGCTCGACCGAACAGCTTTGAGTATGTTGTCTGTGACGCCGGTATCGGCGTGCAACGCAGCCTTCGCAAGAATCCCCACTACGCCGCCATTCCTGATTCATGTACGGCGCTTGAACTGGCACTTCGCGAGGGCATCTCGGCCAAAGCCGAACAGGGTCGGGGAATGGGTTTCAGGCCAATACTGGTAGGGTTGACCAATCTCAGCCGCATGGTGCGGTTCAGGTCTGGTGACGGTGCATGCATCTTTTCTCGTCAGGCCGATGGTACATTGCCGGCGACCACGTTGCAGCGGGCCTGGATAGACGGATTTTTCTGCTCTGTCAGGATTGACGCCTGCGCGCATGGAGGACGGTAGATGCAGTTCAGGGTTATACCGGCCTTCGTGGTGTTCCTTGGCTCCTACTTGCCTTTGAGCCTCATACTTCTCGCCCAGAACTTCGACTACGCCTTCGTGGGCCGTCCGCCTTGTTGGCGGATTTGGGAGGATGGCTGCTCGATCCCACTGAAGAATCCTGCCTTCGCCATAGGAATTTTCTTGGCGTGTCTCATCTGCTTCGCCTTGACCTTGTGGGCGCTTGCCGCGGTCAAGCCCAAGAATGAGATCATCGTCCAAGAGGCGAGGCATGTGCCTGCTGACCTAATGAACTACACGTTGCCCTACGTTGTCTCGTTCATGAGCATCGACTATCAGGATTTTGGAAAATACATCGGCGTGATCATCTTTCTGGGGTGGATGTTCTGGATCAGCTACAAGTCCGGCCAGATCATACTGAATCCCGTCCTGATTGTGTTCGGTTGGAAGCTTTACGATATCTCCTACAACCACGCCGCGTCCAAGCAGGTGCATAGCGCCAACGTCCTCGCTCAGGGGGCAATCACGCCCGGTGCCCGATATCGCCAGGCTCCGGTTCAGGACATCTTGATTATTAAACCGAGCGCCGGGGGAGACTGATTATGCCGTTGCCGCAAAGCCTAGCCGACTTCAATATTGAAGAGTCCACGGTGTCCGTCTGGCTTTTCAAGAAATCCGTGACTGCGGATGGTTTGCCGCGGTTCAGCGGCCGCCATGTCAATACGGACGAAGAGCTCGACGGCGCCTTGAAGGAAGCTCTCACCGAGGCGAGGGCCTCCATTCAGGATGTGACTCCATATACATTGCTAGCGGCCGCCCAAGATGGAATCGCGCTCGGCATTGACGCGCTGGAAACCCACGCGGATGCGATCACCGCGCAGATGGCGGACCCTCTTGCCGAAAAGAAGGTCCGGTCACTTAAGGACGTTCAAAACACCAAGTTCTACGTCGTGAAGCTCACGCATGCCGACAACGCGATCCACGCCGTTAGGAGCACGGATAACTCCTGGCAATCCAGGAAAACGCGCAGTGCTATATCCGTCATTTTCAAGGACGAGCAGCTTGGCCTGAACGAGGAGCCAGCCTTCAGTATTTCTCGCCATGTGGATTTTTTCATCGCGGGCGACGACATCGTCATGCTGAGTAAGCCATCGTTTGAGAAGGTGCTCAGCTACAAGCAGGCTCATGCCGAGGACTTCGTCGCCTTGCAAGCTGAGCCCGCCTTTGCCGCGGTCTTCTCAGACGTGGCGCCGTTGGTGACCTTCGTGGGTCAGAACAAAATCCATCTGCGCCGCGCCTGTGTCATTCGCCAAAAGGGGCACTACATGGATGCGCAGTTCATGCAGCGTCTCCGAGACAATTTTGCAAGGTGCGGCCTCAACTTGGTGTTCGCAGCTGATGGGAGGTTGGTCGCGACCCCTGAGACTTGTGCCGATATTATCCGCGCGCTGCTCGATCACCGCCTGTCGTCGTTTTTCTCGGAACAGCATTATGACGTTCCCGACGCTACCGCCGTCGCGTAGTCCTGAATTGCAAGCAGTATCCTCTCCAGAAGCGGGTCGAACCCCGAAAGCCGATATCTGCCGTGTTGGGCCCGGTGAGCTAGTGGCGGCCGTCTGCTTTAGGGACGCGGCAGTGCGGCGCCGAATGACCGAAATGGCGGCGCGTTGCGGTCGAAATGCAGCCGTCACCTGAATGGCCGCTTTTCCACTCCGCCGACCAGATGCGGTCGGGCAGGAATCCACCCCTAACTTGCCATTTGATGTCGTGGGGGAAGGCCTTCCCCCTGGTCGGCACTGGCATTGCCGACGCACCCCCATCAGCGGGGAGACCCCGCAACGCCCCCTTCAGAGTGAGAGTGCGGACGGGTTTTCCGTGACGGGTTGAGGGCTGGAGAAAAGGTCTCCGGCGCCCGTCGCGGAGATTATCCCGATGGCCAGACAAGATCGCGCCGTCCCTGACAGTGGCGCGCGCAGCAACCTTTACGACGACATCACCAACAAGATCATCGCCGAGTTGGAGCAAGGGCGGCTGCCCTGGGTTCAGCCCTGGGGGACGGCGGCGGCGAAGGCTCCCCTTGCCATGCCGCGGAATGCGACGACCTCCCGGCACTATTCCGGGATCAATGTGCTGATCCTCTGGGGGGCTGTGATCCAACATGGCTTTCCAACCCAGAATTGGCTGACCTTCCGGCAGGCGCTGTCGCGTGGAGGCAATGTCAGGAAGGGCGAGCGAGGCACCACCGTCGTCTATGCCGACCGCTTCACACCCGAGGACGAAAAGCGTCGTGCCCGAGAGACCGGCGAGGAACCAGGCCGTATTCCCTTCCTAAAGCGATTCACGGTCTTCAACGCCGCGCAATGTGAGGGCCTGCCGGAGGATATCTCAGTCGATGCCCCGCCACCACCACCCGGCCTGATCGAGCCGAAGGTCGAGGCACTCATCAAGGAGACCGGCATCGACTTCCGCATCGGCGGAGATCGCGCCTTCTATATGCCGTCGTCGGACTATGTTCAGGTGCCGCCTCCGCAAGCCTATTTCGAGCCGATCAACTGGCATCGAACGGCCCTGCACGAGATGGGGCACGCGACTGGCCATGCCTCGCGGCTTGGGCGGGATTTCTCGGGCAGCTTCGGCACGAAGAAATACGCCTTCGAAGAACTTGTCGCCGAAATGAACGCGGCCTTCTGCTGCGCCACTCTGGGTATCGTACCTACCGTGCGCCACGCCGATTATATCGGGTCGTGGCTGGAGTGCCTTCGCGAGGATAATCGCGCCATTGTCCGCGCCGCCTCGCAGGGCAGCAAAGCGGCCGATTGGCTGCTGTCGCATCTGCCTGATCAGGATGCCGGCGAAACGGATGCGGGCGTAGCCGAACGGAGGGCTGCGGCATGATCCTCCTCACCGATATGCAGCGCGACCGGCTGCTGGCCAATGGCCGCCAGCGCGATCAGGATCACATTCCGGTCGTGAAGTTCTTCAACCCCCTCGGCGAAGGCGTCTGGCTCGCCACCGAACTGGATGAGGATGGCGACATCATGTTCGGTTTGGCCGATCTCGGCTATCCCGAACTGGGGTCGTGGAGCCTGAGCGAGATGCAGTCAGTCCGGCTGCCCCTTGGCATGGGCATCGAGCGTGATCTGCTGTTCACCGGGGATTTCCCGATCTCGGTCTGGGCCGAGGCCGCTCGCGAGACCGGCAGCATCCGCGCCGCCGAGCGTCTGCTCTACCGTGTTGGCGCGAGCTATTCCCGTACATCCGCCGATACAGAAAACCGGAGTGCCTGATTTCCGGGCTTCAGGTTCTGCGGCTGGCGTCGCTCTCTTCAGAGGAAGAGGGCGGCGCTTCGCTTCGTGACGGGCTGATAGCCGGAGAGAGAGGCTCACCGGCGTCCGTCATGGAGTACCTGACATGGCCACTGCCGTTCAGAAGATCACGCTGTCGTCCTCGCGCGACATTCCCTTCACCAAGCTGGTGCTCAGCCAGTCCAACGTCCGGCGTGTCAAGGCCGGTGTCTCGGTCGAGGAATTGGCCGAGTCCATCGCCCGGCGCGGCCTGATCCAGTCCCTGCATGTCCGCCCTGTCGTTGACGGCGAGGGCAAGGAAACCGGCATGTTCGAGGTTCCTGCCGGCGGTCGCCGCTTCCGCGCACTGGAACTGCTGGTCAAGCAAAAGCGCCTCGCCAAGATCGCGCCGGTCCCCTGCGTCGTGTCGGAGGCCAGCGCCGATGTGCTGATCGACGAGGTATCGCTCGCCGAGAACATCGAGCGCGCCCCCTTGCATCCGCTCGACCAGTTCCGCGCCTTCCAGGCCTTGCGCGAAAAGGGCATGACCGAGGAAGCCATCGCCGCCGCCTTCTTTGTGGACGCCAAGGTGGTGAAACAGCGCCTGCGCCTGGTCTCGGTCTCGCCCGCATTGCTCGACATCTATGCCGAGGATGGCATGACGCTGGAACAGCTCATGGCCTTCACCGTCAGTTCCGACCATGCCCGTCAGGAGCAGGTGTGGGACGCGATCAAGGATGGCTGGCAGAAGGAGCCCTATACCATCCGCCGTCTGCTGACCGAAACCACGGTGCGCGCCGCTGACAAGCGGGCGGTCTTCGTCGGTATCGACACCTATGAGGCAGCAGGCGGCTGCGTGCTGCGCGATCTCTTCCAGCAGGACGATGGCGGCTGGCTGCAAGATCCGGTGCTGCTCGACCGGCTGGTGGGCGAAAAGCTGAAGGCGGAAGCCGAAGTCATTGCCGTTGAGGGCTGGAAATGGATCGAGGTCGCCATCACCTTTCCCTATGGTCACGATCATGGCCTTCGCCAGATCGTCGGCACCACGGTCGACCTGAGCGAAGAGGAACGCGCCACCCGCGAGGCTCTGCGCGATGAATATGACCGGCTTGAAGCCGAATATGGTGAGGCTGACGAGCTGCCTGACGAGATCGACGCCCGCCTGGGTGAGATCGAACAGGCGCTGGAAACCTTCGAGCGCCGCCCGATGGTCTTTGAGTCGGACCAGACGGACAAGGCGGGTGCCTTCATCAGCATCGACGCCGATGGCTCCTTGCTGATCGAACGCGGCTATGTTCGCGCCGAGGATGAAACACCGGCCGAACCCGACGTTGAGATCGTTGACCCCGACACCGGCGAGGTGATCCAGCGGACCGAACCGGCCGTCACCCATCAGCGCGCCGTCATCACGCTTGGGGGGCAGCCGGTCGAACAGGAGGAAGACGACGAGACCGAGACCATCAAGCCGCTGCCAGATCGTCTGGTCAGCGAATTGACCGCGCACCGTACGCTGGCGTTGCGTGATGCCGTGGCGGTGAACCCGCATGTCGCCATGACGGCACTGCTGCACCGGCTGGTCATTGATTGCTTCATGCCGCATGCCAGCTGCGGATGCCTGGAAGCACAGGTCCGGGAGGTTCATCTGCCCGCACAGGCCGAGGATCTGCGCGATAGCGCGTCGGCCAAGGCCATCGCTGACCGCCACGAACGCTGGGGCGATCATGTCCCGGCAGACGATGCCGCCCTCTGGGATTGGCTGACCGATCTGGACGATGGTTCGCGCATGGACCTGCTCGCCCATTGCGTCAGCTATGGTGTGAACGCGCTCTATGAAAAGCCGAACCCCTATAGCGGCTCGGGCGTCAGCCAGCACGGGCTGGACATCCGCCTATCGCAGGCTGATCGGCTGGCGCGCTCGACCGGTCTCGATATGGTTGCCGTGGGCTGGCGGCCGACGGTTGAGAACTATCTTGGCCGCGTGACCAAGCCGCGTATCCTTGAGGCTGTGCGTGAAGGGGCCGGAGACCGGGCCGCCGAACTGATCGGGCACCTGAAGAAGGGTGACATGGCCAAGGAAGCCGAGCGCCTGCTGGCGGACACCGGCTGGTTGCCCGAGCCGCTGCGCATGGTGGATGATGGCATTGACGCGGACCCGACGACGGGAACCGACAGGGAAGCCGACGAGCTGCCCGATTTCCTCTCCGGTGATGGCGAGGACGATCCGGCTGATGACGAGGAGGAACAGCATATGGTCGCTGCTGAATAGCATTCATACGGGGCGGCTTCGGTCGCCCCGTTTCAGCCACCCCGTTTGTGCAACACGCCCAGTTCTCTTGACCCGGCTTTTCCTTTCGGAACTATGCGGGCGAAGCCGTTGGTCAACGCCAGGTTGGAACCCGCCCGACCTAAATAGGAAAAAGTATGTCAGACAAACCTTGTGTATACCTGACAGGGGCGTCTTGCTCCGGTGTTTCAACACTTGGTTCGATCCTGTCGAAGCGTTTCCGTGTCCCGCAAATTGATGTAGACGATTACTATTGGATGCCCACCGATCCCCCTTACAGCACCAAGCGTGCTCCCGAGGAGCGCGTCCAACTGATTAAAGATCGCCAGAGTTCTATCGTTGGATGGATACTCACAGGATCGTTCATCGGATGGGGTGATTCACTTATTCGGGACGTCGATTTGATTGTTTTCTTGTACACGCCAACGCCCGTTCGCCTTCAGCGTCTCGACGAGCGAGAGGCAGAACGTCATGGCTCTCGCATTTTGCCAGGAGGAGACATGCATGACGCTCACTTGGCCTTTCGGGATTGGGCATCACGTTACGACGACCCGGAGTTCACCGGGAGGAATTTTACGCAGCATCAGAAATGGCTGAGTAAGCAATCAGCGCCGGTGCTGAGGTTGGATGGCGAGCATGACAGTGAACTGCTGGCCGATCAGGTGGCAAGACAACTCGACTTGGCCCGATATCCGACCGGCGGCTAAGGGCTCTTGGCATTGAATACATCCACTGCTCCAACTCCACCTTCACCATAACAGCCGTCATCCCTGCACATGGGCGAGCGGCATGGGTGCCGTCTCTAGCCGGAAGGGAACACGATCCTGATGCCAGCATGGTGGCAAGGCTGGCGCGGCAGAGCATCTGCGACGGTATCCGGCATCCGGTCAGATGCGAAAAACCACCCCCGCTTCCATTCGCAAACCTTGGTCCGATCCGTCTCTTTGACATTCAACCCCAAAGGGGTCGGCTTACGCGCGCGTGCCGCCCTCGGGGATTCGGAAAGAGTCCGAACGCCCTCGGGTGATTGCAGATCCGGTCAGACACTTCGAGCGCCTGTCGCGCGGGGGATGGTCCCCCGCCTCCAAAGACAGGAGCCGGACCCCATGTCCTATGCAGATGCCACCGCCTTTGCCGCCAGCCTTGCCGCCACGCTGTTGGTTTCGATCGTTGTGTTCCAGGCCGGAGACGGCACCCATGCCGCTTGCCCCGCCGCCGAATTCGATGGCGACGACGACATGGTGAAGCTGGAACTGGACCCGTGGGAATAAGGTGCGAAAGCGCCTCATCCCCGACGGCCCGAGCGCGGCACCCCGCGATCGGGCCTTCAGCGCCTCACGATGATCCCCATCGTCGGCAGCGGACCCGGGAACAAGCCCTGTCAGAGAGGAAGAGTGCGGGCCGTTCGGCCGTGACGGGTTGAGGGCTGGAGAGAGAGGCTTCCCGGCGCCCGTCATGGAGTGATCCCGATGATCTTTGCCCGTTCCGAAACCTTCCGCTCTATCGGTCAGATTCTCGCAGCCGATGTTCTGCCAGCGCTCTATCGGGCGCAAAAGCTGCCGCTGCGCATCTCCTGCCTGGGCGTAGCCAGTTATGGCGTCAGTGACGATGAAAACAGCTTCGACCGCATGATCGCGCTTGGCGAATGCCCGTCACCGGAGGAGGCAATACAGGCAGCCGCTTTGCGCCTGTCACGCGGTGATATTTGCACGGGGCCGGACAGCTTCCCCTGTTTCCAGCCTCGTATCATGCTCATTCAGGATCACGATCATCGCCTGGTCCTTGCCGGCGAAATCCGTGCCGGTATCATCCTCTGGCAACAGCCAGTCTCATCCGATGCCCAGGCACGCAGGATTGTGACGGAGGCCAGCCGCCTGCGCGGGATGGCATTCCGGGCCGTGGACTCAACGGAGGCTGGGGCTTTGCGCTACCGCGCGGCGGCACTGGAAGCCCGTCTGGTCGACCCCTTCTGGCGCGAAATCTCTGCCGATCTCCTCCGCATGCCGCAAGCGGCGTGAGACTCACCCATTCCCCGTCATCCGCCCGGTCCTGAGCCGGGCTTTCTTGTTTCAGGAGGCTCACATGGCCGACTATTTTACCCACTTTTCCTGCCTGCTCGACGTGGGCACCCCCGAAAACGCCGCCCGCGCGCTCGATCTCTACAACGCCATGGCGGAGGACAATGCCGCCGAGGATCCGCCCTCGGACGGTTTCCTGCTCTCGATCCAGCCCGAACATGGCGGCACCCGGCTTTGGATACGCGATGATGTCACCGGCGATCCCGAGCATGTCATCCAGTTCGTCAAACGCTGTGCGAAAGCGTTCGGCCTGACCGGTTTATGGGGGATGCAATACGCCAATAGCTGCTCGAAGCCCCGTATCGACGGTTTCGGCGGCGGCGCGCATGTCCTCGATCTCGCCACCGGCGAGACGGTGGACTGGATCTATACCGATGGCTGGCTTTCCACCGTGCTGGAGGCAGGTGATCCCTATGCCTGAGATCATTGAAACCACGGTCTATCGCCTGGACGAACTATCCGATGCGACGAAGGACAAGGCGCGCGCCTGGTATCGCGAGGGCGGCTTCGATTACGACTGGTATGATGCCGTCTATGAGGATTTCCGGCGCATCGCGGAAATCCTCGGCATCGACTTCAGGACCCGTGCCGTCCGCCTGATGGGCGGCGGCACGCGCCGCGAACCCTGCATCTGGTTCCGGGGCTTCTGGTCGCAGGGCGATGGCGCCTGCTGGGAGGGGTCGTATTCCTACGCCAGAAACGCCACGGCCAAAATCCGGGCCTATGCGCCGCAGGATCAGGAGCTTCATCGGATCGCCGACGCCTTGCAGGCGGTCCAGCGCCGCAATTTCTACCAACTCCGCGCCGAGGTCAGCCATCGCGGGCATTACTATCACGAGTATTGCATGGCGATTTCGGTCGAACGCGACAGTCCGACATATCAGGACATGACCGAGGATGCCGAGGAGAGCGTCGCCGAAGCGCTGCGCGATCTGGCCCGCTGGCTCTACCGGCAGCTCGAACGCGAATATGAGTATCTCTCGTCCGACGAGGTGGTCGACGACACGATCGTCGCCAACGAATACACCTTCACCGAAGCGGGGCGCCCGGTTCGGATAGGCGACATGGTTGCCGGGCGGCGGGAAGCGTGCTGACCCTGATCTACAGGACACCCTCGATGTCGGTCCGTGCGAAATCGTCCCCGACATAGAGCAGCGGCGCTTTCCGCTCCTTCGCGGCCTCATAGGCAAAGCAATCGCCGAAATTGAGCGATGCGCGGTGAACACCTTTCCCCCACGCTTCATAGGCCGCCGCGACACGTTGCGCCGACGCAGCGGTCACATTGATGATCTCGAATCCGAGGTCATCAAGCAGACGCATCATCTCCTCACCGACATTCCGGCGGTTCGCCACGATCAGCGCCTCGGCCACGGTGCCAGCCGAGATCAGCAATTCCTCTTCCGCCTCAAGCGCCGCGATGCAGGCGTCCGCCTCCGGCTCATCGAGCAGAATGGCCATCAGCGCCGAGGTATCGACGACCATCATTGCGGCAGGCCGTCGTCATCATAAAGGAAGTCCTGACTCCGCGCGGCGGGTGCTCCCGCCAACGCCTTCGCCGCACCGGATTTCCGAAGCGCCTCAAGAAGCGCCCGGCGATCCTTCCGGCCCGGCACATTGCGGACCGGGACAAGCCGGACGGCGGCATGGCCATGGCGGGTCAACACCACTTCATCGCCGGCCTCTGCGCGGCGCACCAGTTCCGTCAACTGGCCTTTGGCTTCGGTTACGGAAATTCGCATGACACCTCCTTCTGGACCGCTCAATAGTCCATTTCTATCCAAGAAATGGACCGTTCGATAGTCCATGTCAAGCTGCGCAAAGCACGGGCCGCCCGTTCCCGCATGAGAGGGAGAGGAAGGCCGGGACGGGTTTGAGCCGGTGCGGTCGAGAGAGAGCGCTGCCCGGCTCGATCCTGTCCCGCTCTCCGAGGCTCATCCCATGACCTACACCTCTGCCGCCGCGGCCCTTCCGATCGGGCCAACCCTTGCCACCGTCGACACCGCCGTCGCCATCCACCAGGCCGGGCTTCTCCTTCTTCCCCATCTCGAACGCGGCCAGCGCATCGACGCGGCCACGCTGCGCGGTGCGATGGAAAGCGCCTTCGGCGGCTCCGACACGACCGGCGCCTGGAGCTGGAAGGATGCCTACGAAGCCTGCGAGGCCGCGACCGTCCTGTTTCTGCGCAAATACGGAAAGGCGCTTTTCCGTAAAGCCGGGTCTCAGGCCGCCAGCCTGCCGCTGCTGACCCGCATCGCCGGGCTTCTCCCCACCCATACGCGCCGCTCCGAAGAGAGCCAGACCTTTCAGCAGTTCTCGACGCCGATCCCGCTCGGCCTGATCGCCGCTTCTGCCGCCGCCATCACGCCAGCCGACCGGGTTCTCGAACCCTCCGCAGGCACCGGGCTGCTCGCCATCCTCGCCGAGATCGCCGGCGGATCGCTCGCCCTGAACGAGTTGGCTGACACCCGAGCCGATCTTCTTGCGCATCTTTTCCCGGCCAATCCCGTCACCCGCTTCGACGCGGCGCAGATCCACGATCATCTCGATCCCGCCATGGTGCCGAGCGTCGTGCTGATGAATCCGCCGTTCTCGGTGATGGCGAACGTCTCGGGCCGGATGGCCGAGGCCGCCTATCGCCATGTCGCCTCGGCGCTGGCGCGTCTGGCCGAGGGCGGGCGGCTGGTGACGATCACCGGCGCGAACTTCGCCCCCGACACGCCGGCCTGGCGGGATGCCTTCATCCGGCTTCAGGAGCATGGACGCGTGGTGTTCACCGCTGCCATCGACGGCTCTGTCTATGCCAAGCACGGCACGACTTTTCCCACCCGGCTGATCGTTATCGACAAATTGCCCGCCGACGATCGGGCCGCATTTCCGGCGTCGCCCGGCGTCGCGCCCGACGCCTCCACCCTGATCGGCTGGGTCGGCGAGCATGTGCCCGCGCGCCTGCCGGTCGATGCGTCGATCCTGGGGCAGACAGCCACCACGCCCGCGCCGTGCACCGTTCGCGGCTTTCTCGCCCGCGCCGCCGCCGCTGCTCCCGCGCGCCCCGCCGCCGAACCCGAAGGCGTCGAACTCGACTATGAGACCGTGGACTGGACGCCCGGCGAGGACGGCCGCATCACCGATGCCATCTACGAAGAATACGGATTGCAGGCGATCCGTATTCCCGGCGCACAAG belongs to Stappia indica and includes:
- a CDS encoding DUF4417 domain-containing protein; the encoded protein is MLTDNPHINTMCLGCGNCPDRDICGGLSIEAQIMDCLHHCCGASDTCTKVCPGNAIVFPQQVREIGGFDLHATPRAPALPVVLKGDVVELIYHGSRRVQALEADVVALRLADVVDFRRKRTKHVSAEVLREAFRLSPDCKVILTGVDHDNKIEPWWSLGPARPAIIRDLVANGVQMVTTPNFSLVLDHPRWDDLHAMKRIALVFSEFQENGLACALHPNGRTFQDFERWRTFVAERPEVQVMAYEFITGPDRSGRRQFHLDRLAELAAAADRPLDIIVRGNPQVIPFLRRHFREVLYIDTTAFMKTQKRQMAERVANNALEWVSSKTSPGAPLDPLLRTNLEEQVAYLRAAYYGQPLPAAKAA
- a CDS encoding Kiwa anti-phage protein KwaB-like domain-containing protein produces the protein MPLPQSLADFNIEESTVSVWLFKKSVTADGLPRFSGRHVNTDEELDGALKEALTEARASIQDVTPYTLLAAAQDGIALGIDALETHADAITAQMADPLAEKKVRSLKDVQNTKFYVVKLTHADNAIHAVRSTDNSWQSRKTRSAISVIFKDEQLGLNEEPAFSISRHVDFFIAGDDIVMLSKPSFEKVLSYKQAHAEDFVALQAEPAFAAVFSDVAPLVTFVGQNKIHLRRACVIRQKGHYMDAQFMQRLRDNFARCGLNLVFAADGRLVATPETCADIIRALLDHRLSSFFSEQHYDVPDATAVA
- a CDS encoding ArdC family protein, producing MARQDRAVPDSGARSNLYDDITNKIIAELEQGRLPWVQPWGTAAAKAPLAMPRNATTSRHYSGINVLILWGAVIQHGFPTQNWLTFRQALSRGGNVRKGERGTTVVYADRFTPEDEKRRARETGEEPGRIPFLKRFTVFNAAQCEGLPEDISVDAPPPPPGLIEPKVEALIKETGIDFRIGGDRAFYMPSSDYVQVPPPQAYFEPINWHRTALHEMGHATGHASRLGRDFSGSFGTKKYAFEELVAEMNAAFCCATLGIVPTVRHADYIGSWLECLREDNRAIVRAASQGSKAADWLLSHLPDQDAGETDAGVAERRAAA
- a CDS encoding DUF2958 domain-containing protein, encoding MILLTDMQRDRLLANGRQRDQDHIPVVKFFNPLGEGVWLATELDEDGDIMFGLADLGYPELGSWSLSEMQSVRLPLGMGIERDLLFTGDFPISVWAEAARETGSIRAAERLLYRVGASYSRTSADTENRSA
- a CDS encoding Spo0J and enkurin domain-containing protein, whose translation is MATAVQKITLSSSRDIPFTKLVLSQSNVRRVKAGVSVEELAESIARRGLIQSLHVRPVVDGEGKETGMFEVPAGGRRFRALELLVKQKRLAKIAPVPCVVSEASADVLIDEVSLAENIERAPLHPLDQFRAFQALREKGMTEEAIAAAFFVDAKVVKQRLRLVSVSPALLDIYAEDGMTLEQLMAFTVSSDHARQEQVWDAIKDGWQKEPYTIRRLLTETTVRAADKRAVFVGIDTYEAAGGCVLRDLFQQDDGGWLQDPVLLDRLVGEKLKAEAEVIAVEGWKWIEVAITFPYGHDHGLRQIVGTTVDLSEEERATREALRDEYDRLEAEYGEADELPDEIDARLGEIEQALETFERRPMVFESDQTDKAGAFISIDADGSLLIERGYVRAEDETPAEPDVEIVDPDTGEVIQRTEPAVTHQRAVITLGGQPVEQEEDDETETIKPLPDRLVSELTAHRTLALRDAVAVNPHVAMTALLHRLVIDCFMPHASCGCLEAQVREVHLPAQAEDLRDSASAKAIADRHERWGDHVPADDAALWDWLTDLDDGSRMDLLAHCVSYGVNALYEKPNPYSGSGVSQHGLDIRLSQADRLARSTGLDMVAVGWRPTVENYLGRVTKPRILEAVREGAGDRAAELIGHLKKGDMAKEAERLLADTGWLPEPLRMVDDGIDADPTTGTDREADELPDFLSGDGEDDPADDEEEQHMVAAE
- a CDS encoding AAA family ATPase, with amino-acid sequence MSDKPCVYLTGASCSGVSTLGSILSKRFRVPQIDVDDYYWMPTDPPYSTKRAPEERVQLIKDRQSSIVGWILTGSFIGWGDSLIRDVDLIVFLYTPTPVRLQRLDEREAERHGSRILPGGDMHDAHLAFRDWASRYDDPEFTGRNFTQHQKWLSKQSAPVLRLDGEHDSELLADQVARQLDLARYPTGG
- a CDS encoding type II toxin-antitoxin system VapC family toxin → MMVVDTSALMAILLDEPEADACIAALEAEEELLISAGTVAEALIVANRRNVGEEMMRLLDDLGFEIINVTAASAQRVAAAYEAWGKGVHRASLNFGDCFAYEAAKERKAPLLYVGDDFARTDIEGVL
- a CDS encoding type II toxin-antitoxin system Phd/YefM family antitoxin, which produces MRISVTEAKGQLTELVRRAEAGDEVVLTRHGHAAVRLVPVRNVPGRKDRRALLEALRKSGAAKALAGAPAARSQDFLYDDDGLPQ